The proteins below are encoded in one region of Myxococcales bacterium:
- a CDS encoding HlyD family efflux transporter periplasmic adaptor subunit, translated as MGNERTAVELRYAAQIARVENLESRIASLRASQRAQIDSARAKVQITTEELASKEQDLQAAKAEFETNQINFTRQQKLKEEGLASVRDLELAELAFRQSQAKVQSSEAEVRAAKQKLEQERANLNQAQASSQASISDAEASLQSAQTDIASTNATLARLDVDIARQKQQTVVAPADGTILRVLVRQGGEQVKQGAVLAVMVPDVDDRAVALFVDGNDAALIRRNYKVRLQFEGWPAIQFSGWPSVAAGTFGGRVAFVDAADDGQGNFRILVVPDPKDEPWPNPNYLRQGVRAKGWFLLRQVPLGFEIWRQFNGFPPATSPPPPDKTKGSS; from the coding sequence ATGGGCAACGAACGTACAGCTGTTGAGTTACGCTACGCCGCGCAAATCGCTCGTGTAGAAAACCTTGAGTCCCGGATTGCATCCTTGCGTGCTTCGCAGCGCGCCCAGATCGATTCAGCGCGAGCCAAAGTGCAAATCACGACTGAGGAACTTGCTTCCAAAGAGCAAGATTTGCAAGCAGCCAAAGCCGAGTTTGAAACCAACCAAATTAATTTCACTCGGCAACAAAAGCTTAAAGAAGAGGGCTTGGCGTCAGTGCGCGATCTTGAGCTTGCCGAGCTAGCTTTTCGTCAAAGCCAAGCTAAAGTGCAATCGTCTGAAGCGGAGGTGCGTGCGGCGAAGCAAAAGCTCGAGCAAGAGCGCGCCAATCTTAATCAGGCTCAGGCCTCAAGCCAAGCGAGCATCTCCGATGCCGAGGCATCGCTGCAAAGCGCGCAAACCGATATCGCTTCGACCAATGCGACGCTTGCCCGTCTTGATGTCGATATTGCCCGGCAGAAACAGCAAACTGTGGTCGCACCAGCAGACGGTACGATATTAAGGGTGCTGGTGCGCCAGGGTGGCGAACAAGTCAAACAAGGCGCTGTGTTAGCCGTCATGGTACCTGATGTGGATGATCGCGCCGTGGCACTTTTTGTGGATGGTAACGATGCGGCGTTGATTCGTCGCAACTATAAAGTCAGGTTACAGTTCGAAGGCTGGCCTGCCATTCAGTTCTCAGGGTGGCCGTCGGTCGCCGCAGGAACCTTCGGTGGTCGAGTAGCCTTTGTAGACGCTGCCGATGATGGCCAAGGCAATTTTCGTATCCTCGTGGTGCCAGATCCCAAGGATGAGCCTTGGCCCAACCCGAACTATTTGAGGCAAGGTGTGCGTGCGAAAGGCTGGTTTCTACTACGCCAGGTACCACTTGGCTTTGAAATATGGCGACAGTTCAATGGTTTTCCGCCAGCTACTAGCCCGCCGCCTCCGGACAAGACGAAGGGTTCGTCATGA
- a CDS encoding biotin/lipoyl-binding protein, which translates to MSELEHTKLPLGEVQTMNAVELVPPPGSAKPVAKTLALAMLIFFVTCLVAPWQQNVQGSGQVMAYVPNQRQQQIEATIDGRVARWFVNEGDKIKAGEPVVELADNDALIPGSHGQRTYSC; encoded by the coding sequence ATGTCTGAGCTTGAACATACCAAGCTCCCTCTGGGCGAAGTGCAAACCATGAATGCTGTGGAATTAGTTCCCCCACCAGGCAGTGCCAAGCCTGTTGCCAAGACACTTGCTCTGGCTATGCTAATTTTTTTTGTTACCTGCTTGGTGGCTCCGTGGCAGCAGAATGTGCAAGGGAGTGGTCAGGTCATGGCCTATGTCCCGAATCAGCGTCAACAACAAATAGAGGCCACGATCGATGGCCGAGTAGCGCGTTGGTTCGTTAACGAGGGTGACAAAATCAAAGCTGGGGAGCCTGTGGTTGAGCTTGCTGACAACGATGCGCTAATTCCTGGATCGCATGGGCAACGAACGTACAGCTGTTGA
- a CDS encoding ABC transporter ATP-binding protein: MALSLRGWRNLKLRGKKHSDQNVIDSPRASIPVYAQQLALSAFHQKNALKRSWAFLELDRGDITVVVIYGITMGLFSLAVPIAVQSLVNTVAFTGLRQPLLVLSTLLAVALGIWAALRALQLRVVEMLQRRLFVRIVAEINTRLVRVKSGAFQTRNGPELLNRFFDVFLAQKSVANLLTDGLDAALIVVVGLTVLAFYHPWLLGFDLILVVTAVYVFSFLGRGGIQSGISESKAKYAVAGWLEEMARHPVLFKLDASRDFAQKRSHTLALDYLQKRDSHFRVVFRQFVGALSIQVFASVTLLAIGGLLVMNKQLTIGQLVAAELIVTAVLISIAKLGRKVETFYDFLASVDKMGELLDLPLEDSVGDSELIFDTDRPVLATEGLQLQKNIEKVCTLTFAVGQNESVHVHGLGEQAATALGDALFGLSPVKHGILEFGGRDVRDISVDALRRKVAVVRDAEALPGSIRDNMCAADATLSSEDIWELLDAVGLKNDIRHLPQGLHTELGPKGAPLSYGQLLRLTLARVLVGHPVLVILDQVFDRLPPDAQTALASSLPQFSNLSILALSEQPLLYTWCDRSIDFSEESVDV; this comes from the coding sequence ATGGCTCTTTCTCTGAGAGGATGGCGAAACTTGAAGCTTCGTGGCAAAAAGCATTCGGATCAAAACGTGATTGACTCTCCGCGCGCAAGTATTCCCGTGTATGCCCAGCAATTGGCTTTGTCGGCTTTTCATCAAAAAAATGCCTTGAAACGAAGTTGGGCCTTTCTTGAACTGGATCGTGGCGATATTACGGTCGTGGTCATCTACGGCATCACCATGGGCTTGTTTTCGTTGGCAGTCCCCATAGCCGTTCAGTCGTTGGTCAATACGGTTGCATTTACTGGACTGCGTCAGCCATTGCTGGTGCTCTCAACGCTATTGGCAGTCGCGCTTGGGATCTGGGCGGCTTTGCGGGCGCTTCAGCTGCGTGTGGTCGAGATGCTGCAGCGCCGACTTTTCGTGCGAATCGTTGCTGAAATTAATACCCGCCTAGTGCGCGTCAAGAGTGGTGCATTCCAAACAAGAAACGGTCCAGAACTACTTAACCGTTTTTTCGACGTTTTCTTGGCACAAAAGTCCGTGGCTAATTTGCTCACCGACGGTCTTGATGCGGCACTCATCGTTGTCGTTGGACTTACTGTACTAGCCTTTTACCACCCGTGGCTTTTGGGCTTTGATCTTATACTAGTGGTTACCGCGGTCTATGTTTTTTCTTTTCTTGGTCGTGGGGGAATTCAGAGCGGCATTAGTGAATCCAAAGCCAAATATGCGGTAGCCGGTTGGCTTGAGGAAATGGCAAGACATCCGGTGCTGTTTAAACTTGATGCAAGTCGCGACTTTGCTCAAAAACGCAGCCATACACTCGCGCTGGATTATTTGCAAAAGCGCGATAGTCATTTTCGGGTGGTGTTTCGGCAGTTTGTTGGAGCGCTAAGTATTCAGGTATTTGCGAGTGTAACCTTGCTTGCGATCGGAGGGCTGCTTGTCATGAACAAGCAGCTTACCATCGGTCAGCTCGTGGCAGCTGAATTGATTGTGACTGCTGTACTCATTTCCATTGCCAAGCTCGGCAGGAAAGTCGAAACCTTTTACGACTTTTTAGCCTCAGTCGATAAAATGGGCGAGCTACTTGATTTGCCTCTAGAAGATAGTGTTGGTGATTCCGAGTTGATATTCGATACGGATAGACCTGTGCTCGCCACAGAAGGTCTTCAACTTCAGAAAAATATAGAGAAAGTTTGCACATTGACTTTTGCCGTGGGGCAAAACGAATCAGTTCATGTGCATGGCCTAGGCGAACAAGCTGCAACAGCGCTCGGTGATGCCTTGTTCGGCCTGAGCCCGGTCAAACACGGGATTCTGGAGTTTGGTGGACGAGACGTACGGGATATCTCGGTGGATGCGCTGCGCAGAAAAGTCGCGGTAGTTCGAGATGCTGAGGCCCTGCCGGGAAGTATTAGAGATAACATGTGCGCAGCAGATGCAACGCTATCCTCAGAAGACATTTGGGAGCTACTGGATGCAGTTGGGCTCAAAAATGATATTCGCCATCTACCACAAGGCTTGCACACTGAGCTTGGTCCCAAAGGAGCACCTTTGTCCTACGGGCAACTGCTGCGACTGACATTGGCTCGGGTACTGGTAGGACATCCAGTTCTTGTGATCTTGGATCAGGTATTCGATAGGCTCCCGCCCGATGCGCAAACGGCGTTAGCTTCTTCGCTACCACAATTTTCAAACCTTTCTATCCTTGCCTTGTCGGAGCAGCCTTTGCTTTACACCTGGTGTGACCGCAGCATCGATTTTTCCGAGGAGAGCGTTGATGTCTGA
- a CDS encoding winged helix-turn-helix transcriptional regulator, whose product MHNDVQHWSFLSNHAHVLICIARDATVRVRDIALTVGITERAVQRILGELEDARVIRREREGRRNHYAIDGRRHLRHKLESNHTVKELRYTGPLAMSNEVCVPAGIGFNFRLSGEVAVALAFAVITFPIDIDF is encoded by the coding sequence ATGCACAACGATGTTCAGCATTGGTCTTTTCTCAGCAATCATGCCCACGTGCTTATTTGCATTGCCCGCGATGCGACTGTTCGTGTTCGCGACATCGCGCTGACGGTGGGCATCACTGAGCGAGCAGTTCAGCGCATTTTAGGTGAACTGGAAGATGCAAGAGTGATCCGCCGAGAACGCGAGGGGCGTCGCAACCATTACGCCATCGATGGACGCCGACATCTTCGCCACAAGCTTGAATCAAATCATACGGTCAAAGAATTGCGATACACTGGTCCCCTAGCAATGAGCAACGAGGTATGCGTTCCAGCAGGGATCGGCTTCAACTTTCGTTTGTCGGGTGAAGTTGCCGTCGCCCTCGCCTTTGCCGTCATCACCTTCCCAATAGACATCGACTTTTGA